In a single window of the Arachis hypogaea cultivar Tifrunner chromosome 6, arahy.Tifrunner.gnm2.J5K5, whole genome shotgun sequence genome:
- the LOC112696179 gene encoding sm-like protein LSM2, with product MLFFSYFKDLVGREVTVELKNDLAIRGTLHSVDQYLNIKLENTRVVDQDKYPHMLSVRNCFIRGSVVRYVQLPPEGVDVELLHDATRREARGG from the exons ATG TTGTTCTTCTCGTACTTCAAGGATTTGGTGGGAAGAGAAGTAACGGTGGAGCTCAAGAACGATTTGGCCATAAGGGGCACTCTTCACTCCGTTGACCAGTACCTCAACATCAAGCTCGAGAACACTCGCGTCGTTGACCAAGACAAGTACCCCCATATG CTTTCTGTGAGGAACTGCTTCATCAGAGGTTCAGTGGTCAGATACGTGCAATTACCTCCAGAAGGCGTGGACGTTGAACTATTGCACGATGCCACTAGGAGAGAAGCTCGGGGTGGTTAA
- the LOC112696181 gene encoding isoamylase 2, chloroplastic, with amino-acid sequence MANLVHSFTLIPCNPYKYRTKVSFFHKSFNQTKDQFVIRGLQSPIQPFSHNFTSKLGATSRLSVEHKLNAVASESEDLKRALSYLFRTEIGGGLVRVYVTKSNNDLRYSVLIEVSSLDLRVSGQGEKRLVLCWGVYRDDSSCFVELDSKNSGGDAGAGMNLSQFKQNSAEKFVVELDFDAKQVPLYLSFYFKSLLGDDETSGVEIRSHRRTNFCVPVGSLPGYPAPLGLSFSPDGSMNLALFSRHAEGVVLCLYDDTGVEKPALELDLDPYVNRSGDVWHVAFESAWTFVSYGYRCRGDLVGRDKDDDDAMRVLLDPYAKIIGNFFPDGHGLVRNLGRLGKEPAFDWGDDYRPNLSMEKLVVYRLNVKCFTQHVSSQLPSNLAGTFSGLANKVKYLKDLGVNAILLEPVLTFDENKGPYFPCHFFSLMHIYGPSGGPVSTINSMKEMVKTMHANGIEVLMEVVFAHTAEAGALQGIDDLSYYFLNGFDDPDTQGALKCNYPVVQSLILDSLRHWVTEFHIDGFSFINASNLLRGSHGEYLSRPPLVEAIAFDPVLWKTKIIADTWDPHGMVAKGTHFPHWMRWAEINTKFCHDVRNFLRGKSRISDLATRLCGSGDMFSDGRGPAFAFNYVARNFGLSLLDLVSFSSGELGAELSWNCGEEGPTNNYVVLERRLKQIRNFLFILFVSLGVPVLNMGDECGQSFDGSPAYSDFKPFNWSALQTGFSKQTTQFVSFLSSLRKRRSDLLQSSSFLKEENIEWYGSNQDPPQWEDPTCKFLAMLLKAEKTELPENPLPTDISGDLFLAFNAADNSETLVLPVPPEGMSWYRLVDTSLPFPGFFLTNGELVPEQTAGLFTYLMRSHSCTLFETSNKRS; translated from the coding sequence ATGGCGAATCTGGTGCATTCATTCACACTGATTCCTTGCAACCCATATAAATACCGAACCAAAGTTTCATTCTTTCACAAATCCTTTAACCAGACAAAGGACCAATTCGTTATTCGAGGGTTGCAAAGCCCCATTCAACCTTTTTCACATAATTTCACCTCAAAATTGGGTGCCACGTCAAGGTTATCCGTTGAGCATAAACTGAATGCCGTAGCTTCCGAATCTGAGGATCTGAAGAGGGCGTTGAGCTATTTGTTCAGGACAGAGATTGGTGGCGGTTTGGTTAGAGTTTATGTCACAAAGAGTAATAACGACCTTAGGTATTCTGTTTTGATTGAGGTTTCTTCGTTGGATTTAAGGGTTAGTGGCCaaggtgaaaagaggcttgtgttGTGTTGGGGTGTGTATAGAGACGATTCGTCGTGTTTTGTGGAGTTGGATTCGAAGAATTCGGGTGGGGATGCTGGGGCGGGGATGAATCTAAGCCAGTTTAAGCAGAATTCTGCTGAGAAGTTTGTGGTTGAGTTGGATTTTGATGCTAAGCAAGTTCCATTGTACTTGTCATTTTATTTTAAGTCTCTGTTAGGTGATGATGAGACGAGTGGAGTGGAGATCAGAAGCCATAGGAGAACAAATTTTTGTGTTCCTGTCGGTTCTCTTCCGGGATACCCAGCTCCTCTAGGTCTGTCTTTTAGTCCTGATGGTTCTATGAACCTTGCCCTTTTCTCAAGGCATGCAGAGGGTGTTGTTTTGTGTTTGTATGATGACACTGGTGTGGAGAAACCTGCCTTGGAGCTTGATCTGGATCCTTATGTCAATCGATCAGGTGATGTTTGGCATGTCGCATTTGAGAGTGCCTGGACTTTTGTGAGCTATGGTTATCGCTGCAGGGGGGATCTTGTGGGGAGAGacaaggatgatgatgatgccaTGCGTGTTCTTTTGGACCCTTATGCTAAGATCATTGGGAATTTTTTTCCTGATGGTCATGGATTAGTGAGGAATCTTGGACGGTTGGGGAAGGAGCCTGCTTTTGACTGGGGTGATGATTACCGTCCGAATTTGTCCATGGAAAAGCTAGTGGTCTATAGGTTGAATGTCAAGTGCTTTACGCAGCACGTGTCCAGTCAACTTCCTAGTAATTTAGCCGGGACCTTTTCTGGTTTGGCTAACAAGGTGAAGTATCTCAAAGATCTGGGTGTGAATGCCATTTTGCTGGAGCCAGTTCTCACATTTGATGAGAATAAAGGACCATATTTTCCTTGTCACTTTTTCTCTTTAATGCACATATATGGGCCATCTGGTGGTCCTGTGTCCACTATCAATTCTATGAAGGAGATGGTTAAAACTATGCATGCCAATGGTATAGAAGTTCTTATGGAAGTTGTGTTTGCCCATACTGCTGAGGCTGGTGCTCTGCAAGGAATCGATGACTTATCGTACTATTTTCTAAATGGATTTGATGATCCGGATACACAGGGTGCTTTGAAATGTAACTATCCTGTAGTGCAAAGTTTGATTCTGGATAGCCTTCGTCATTGGGTGACTGAGTTTCACATTGATGGCTTCTCTTTCATAAATGCTTCTAATCTGTTGAGGGGTTCTCATGGAGAATACTTGTCTCGACCTCCATTGGTTGAAGCAATCGCTTTTGATCCAGTACTCTGGAAGACTAAAATCATTGCAGATACCTGGGATCCCCATGGTATGGTAGCAAAGGGAACCCACTTTCCTCATTGGATGAGATGGGCTgaaataaatacaaaattttgtcATGATGTGAGAAACTTTTTGAGGGGTAAAAGTCGTATCAGTGACCTCGCAACAAGACTTTGTGGGAGTGGAGACATGTTTTCTGATGGACGAGGCCCGGCATTTGCTTTCAATTACGTTGCCAGGAATTTCGGACTTTCTCTTTTGGACTTGGTCAGCTTTAGTAGTGGTGAACTAGGTGCAGAGTTGAGTTGGAATTGTGGAGAAGAAGGACCTACTAACAACTACGTTGTGCTTGAAAGACGACTCAAACAAATCCGTAATTTCCTCTTCATCTTGTTTGTGTCCTTAGGAGTACCTGTTCTGAACATGGGAGATGAGTGTGGTCAGTCTTTTGATGGTTCTCCTGCATACAGTGACTTTAAACCTTTCAATTGGAGTGCCTTGCAAACAGGTTTTAGCAAACAAACAACACAATTTGTTTCCTTTTTAAGTTCACTGAGAAAGAGGCGGAGTGATCTTCTTCAAAGTAGCAGCTTTTTAAAGGAAGAAAACATAGAATGGTACGGAAGCAACCAGGATCCACCACAATGGGAAGACCCAACCTGCAAGTTCCTTGCCATGCTCTTGAAGGCAGAAAAAACAGAGCTCCCAGAAAACCCTTTACCTACTGACATATCAGGGGACTTATTTCTTGCTTTCAATGCAGCTGATAATTCAGAAACCTTAGTTCTGCCCGTGCCCCCGGAAGGGATGTCGTGGTACCGTTTAGTCGATACGTCTCTTCCGTTTCCTGGTTTTTTCTTAACCAATGGTGAACTTGTCCCTGAGCAGACAGCAGGATTGTTTACTTACCTAATGAGGTCTCACAGCTGCACTTTATTTGAGACAAGcaataagagaagctaa
- the LOC112696182 gene encoding CSC1-like protein At4g02900, whose protein sequence is MATLGDICVSAAVNLLSAIAFLLAFAILRLQPINDRVYFPKWYLKGIRGSPTSSRTAVGKFVNLDYSSYLRFLNWMPAALHMPEPELIDHAGLDSAVYIRIYLLGLKIFAPVAVLAFGALVPVNWTGRRLNASKSKELTFSNIDKLSISNVPDGSKRFWVHIGMSYLFSFWTCFTLYREYKIIAAMRLRFLASERRRPDQFTVLVRNVPPDPDESVSEHIEHFFCVNHPDHYLMHQVVYNANKLAAIVAKKRAMINWHIYYENKYERNPSQRPVTRTGMLGIFGKKVDAINHYTSLIDNLSKQEEEERQKVRNDPDAIVPAAFVSFKTRWGAAVCAQTQQTSNPTIWLTEWAPEPRDVYWDNLAIPYLDLNLRKLLMTVAMFFLTFFFMIPIALVQSLANIESIKHVFPFLASLVEKPSVKNFIQGFLPGLTLKIFLIFLPKILMTMSKIEGFTSLSGLDRRSASKYYLFILVNVFLGSVVTGTAFQQLEQLIDQPSTEFTKTVGSTIPMKATFFITYVMIDGWAGIAAEVLRLTPLIMFHLKNTFLVKTELDRQAAMDPGCLDFSISEPRIQLYFMLGHVYAPVTPLLLPFIVVFFAFSYLVFRHQIINVYNQHYESGATFWPDVHRRVLTGLIISQILLMGLLSTRGTNKITLVLIGQPILTFWFYRYCKGRFESAFIKFPLEEAMVKDTLERAVEPTLNLRIYLQDAYVHPVFKRSELEKPMAVDDEEENPLIQTTRASRLSSMPESDNEA, encoded by the exons atggCGACTCTAGGGGATATTTGTGTTTCCGCGGCCGTCAATCTCTTGTCTGCAATTGCATTCTTGCTGGCTTTTGCAATATTACGACTTCAACCCATTAACGATAGGGTCTATTTCCCAAAATGGTATCTCAAGGGAATAAGAGGAAGCCCAACAAGTTCCAGAACAGCAGTTGGAAAATTTGTTAACCTGGACTACAGTTCCTATCTTAGGTTCCTGAATTGGATGCCTGCAGCATTGCATATGCCAGAGCCAGAACTTATAGATCATGCAGGGCTTGACTCAGCAGTGTATATTCGGATTTATCTGCTTGG GTTGAAAATATTTGCCCCAGTTGCCGTACTTGCTTTTGGTGCTTTGGTTCCCGTTAACTGGACTGGGAGAAGATTGAATGCATCAAAATCCAAGGAGTTGACATTTAGCAATATTGACAAGCTTTCGATATCAAATGTTCCAGATGGATCAAAGAG GTTTTGGGTTCATATTGGTATGTCATATCTCTTCTCTTTTTGGACATGCTTTACTCTTTATAGAGAATACAAGATTATAGCAGCAATGAGATTGCGATTTTTGGCATCTGAACGTCGTCGTCCAGACCAATTTACT GTCCTAGTGAGGAACGTTCCACCAGATCCTGATGAATCTGTTAGTGAGCacattgagcattttttttgtgTCAATCATCCTGATCACTATCTGATGCATCAG GTGGTATATAATGCAAACAAGCTTGCTGCAATAGTTGCAAAGAAAAGGGCAATGATAAACTGGCACATTTACTACGAAAACAAATATGAAAGGAATCCTTCGCAAAGGCCAGTTACTCGG ACAGGTATGCTCGGTATCTTCGGGAAAAAAGTGGATGCTATTAATCATTATACTTCGCTAATTGATAACTTGAGCAAACAA gaagaggaagaaagacaGAAAGTTAGAAATGATCCCGATGCTATTGTTCCTGCAGCATTCGTTTCATTCAAAACCCGATGGGGAGCAGCTGTATGTGCTCAAACTCAGCAAACTAGTAATCCTACTATTTGGCTCACAGAATGGGCTCCTGAGCCTCGAGATGTCTATTGGGATAATCTAGCCATTCCATATTTGGATCTCAATCTTCGAAAATTGCTCATGACTGTTGCTATGTTTTTCTTAACTTTCTTCTTTATGATACCAATAGCATTGGTCCAATCTCTAGCCAACATTGAGTCCATCAAGCATGTCTTTCCTTTCTTGGCGTCGTTAgttgagaa GCCATCTGTAAAGAATTTTATTCAAGGATTTCTGCCAGGGCTAACATTAAAGATATTTCTTATTTTCCTCCCTAAAATTCTCATGACAATGTCCAAAATAGAAGGTTTTACATCGCTTTCAGGCTTAGACCGGAGGTCAGCATCCAAATATTACTTATTTATTCTTGTCAATGTGTTCCTTGGAAGCGTTGTAACAGGAACCGCATTTCAGCAACTTGAACAACTTATTGATCAGCCCTCTACAGA GTTCACCAAAACTGTTGGCAGTACAATCCCTATGAAAGCAACATTTTTCATCACATATGTAATGATTGATGGATGGGCTGGAATTGCTGCAGAGGTCCTCAGATTAACTCCGTTAATTATGTTCCACCTGAAAAACACATTCCTGGTGAAGACAGAGCTGGACAGACAAGCTGCTATGGACCCTGGTTGCTTGGATTTTTCCATATCTGAACCTCGAATACAGTTATATTTCATGCTAGGACACGTCTATGCCCCAGTTACGCCTTTACTTCTCCCCTTCATTGTAGTATTCTTCGCCTTTTCCTACTTGGTCTTTCGGCATCAA ATTATCAATGTGTATAACCAGCATTACGAGAGTGGAGCAACATTTTGGCCAGATGTCCACCGTCGAGTTCTTACCGGATTGATTATATCCCAAATTCTATTGATGGGGTTGCTCAGTACCAGAGGCACTAACAAGATCACGCTAGTTCTTATTGGACAACCCATCTTGACATTCTGGTTCTACAGATATTGCAAAGGCCGCTTTGAATCAGCATTCATAAAGTTCCCACTAGAG GAAGCTATGGTGAAGGATACGCTTGAACGGGCTGTTGAGCCAACCTTGAACCTGAGAATATATCTTCAAGATGCTTATGTACACCCAGTTTTTAAGAGAAGTGAGTTGGAAAAACCAATGGCCgttgatgatgaagaagagaaTCCTCTCATTCAAACAACTAGAGCGTCTCGTCTGAGTAGCATGCCAGAATCTGATAATGAAGCATAG
- the LOC112696180 gene encoding mediator of RNA polymerase II transcription subunit 33A: MHNKNTHTQTKRSSHNLTRSLSIARSAFYFVFFFFSSLLSVFQFLVVSFHFSRMAVPAQTSATDQPSLWDAVLRHTELAQQRNSDPNLWASELAAMLRSSTVILPSVELAHHLVSHFFWKNHCPTAWKFLERAISLNIVPPLLLLALLSATVVPSRQLHPVAYRLYMELLKRNAFMLASHINSPNYEKIMTSIDEVLLLSQVYNRKDCEPGVVLVEFVFSIVWQLLEALLDDEGLLDHASEDNPRWLRRSDDMNIGSPDCFAGKKTEQRGELQRENTAMAIEIVAEFLQNKITSRILSLVHQNMPSHWGFFIRQMHLLVSNSSVLRSSKHITPEALLLLMENIYKGISHQSKTTSKANVFMVAGSQICFAGQSFGDSCSLQWLPIDLILEDALGGANVSALSAIKIVTGLVKVLHAVNGSTWHSAFLGLWIAALRLVQRERDSTEGPVPRLHTCMCMLLSIITLVVAHIIDEEESLIEEAECSPANQRKDKPTLGKCRGELIASLQLLGDYEFLLTPPQSFLSEANKAAAKAIMFLAGNSVGSEVLESISVNDLPTKCSGNLWHLIVEACIARNLLDTSAYSWPGYVNACSNQIPCSTSSQVAGWSSLMKGSQLTPELVDVLVVTPASSLAEIEKIYEIATNGSDEEKISAATILCGASLVRGWNVQEHTILFMTSLLSPLVPPTESHLISQAQFLNVLLIGISSLDCVHIFSLHGLVPLLAAGLMRICEVFGSCVPDVSQTLSTGEELSFHEVFSNAFTLLLRFWRFDVPSIEHVRRDSATPPLGSLFCPDSLLLVRNFLLASFGRSAKDQITRKRFSKYITFPTEPVFLDSFPKFNFWYQQHQECIVSIPSGLVPGGPVHQIVDVLLCTLFRKINSCDEPLACSNSGSSGSPGSALNEAIMKLKVPAWDILEAIPFVLDAALTACAHGRLSTRQLATGLKDLADFLPASLVTIASYLSAEVRRGIWKPGFMNGTDWPSPAANLSLVEQQIKKILATTGVDVPSLAVDGDFQATLPLPLAAFVSLTLTYKLDKDTGRFLSLIGPVMIALASSCPWPCMPIVASLWVQKVKRWSDYLVLSASRTVFHCNKDAVVQLLRSCFKSTLGLGSACLHNNGGVGALLGHGYGVGVNSKTSDGVSPIAPGTICLKVYQYIGDTRYLSEEIVSILMQTVRDIVSNQLLKGDGKKQKKIKYGTTYGQVSLARSKARVKHAALLAASLVWISGGIKLVQYFIKETIPKWFFSSSMLELDGEESSALVAMLRGYALALFVMLSGAFAWGIDHSLLSRQRGKVMGLHFEFIASVLQKNIPLRCQDATWRAYVSGFLSLIVSCTPLWVSEINVDILKRLSKGLIQMNEHELALRLLEKGGIGAMGAAAEMIVAFQHRF, encoded by the exons ATGCACAACAAAAACACACACACTCAAACTAAACGCTCTTCTCACAATCTCACTCGCTCTCTCTCCATTGCGCGTTCcgcattttattttgttttcttcttcttctcttctcttctctctgtaTTTCAATTTCTCGTggtctcttttcatttttctcgtATGGCGGTTCCCGCGCAAACCAGCGCTACTGATCAACCGAGCCTCTGGGACGCGGTGCTTCGGCACACTGAGCTGGCTCAGCAACGGAACTCCGACCCTAACCTGTGGGCCTCGGAGCTCGCCGCCATGCTCCGATCCTCCACCGTGATCCTTCCTTCCGTGGAGCTCGCCCACCACCTCGTGTCTCATTTCTTCTGGAAGAATCACTGCCCCACCGCGTGGAAGTTTCTAGAAAGAGCCATCTCTCTCAACATCGTCCCTCCCTTGCTCCTCCTCGCTCTTCTCTCCGCCAC GGTTGTTCCAAGCAGGCAACTCCATCCAGTAGCTTACAGACTTTATATGGAACTCCTAAAGCGAAATGCTTTTATGCTCGCCTCTCATATCAATTCCCCAAACTATGAAAA GATTATGACATCAATTGATGAAGTTCTTCTTCTCTCCCAAGTATATAACCGAAAGGATTGTGAGCCTGGAGTTGTTCTAGTTGAGTTTGTCTTCTCAATTGTTTGGCAGTTACTTGAAGCATTACTAGATGATGAAGGATTACTGGATCATGCATCGGAGGATAATCCTAGATGGCTAAGGAGGTCAGATGATATGAATATTGGAAGTCCTGATTGCTTCGCTGGAAAAAAAACTGAGCAAAGGGGGGAATTGCAGAGAGAAAATACAGCAATGGCTATTGAGATCGTTGCAGAATTTTTGCAAAACAAAATTACTTCAAGGATCCTTTCCTTAGTTCATCAAAACAT gCCATCTCATTGGGGATTTTTCATTCGCCAAATGCATCTGCTTGTATCAAACTCTTCAGTTTTGAGGAGCTCAAAACATATTACTCCGGAGGCCCTTTTGCTTTTAATGGAAAATATCTATAAAGGCATATCTCATCAAAGCAAAACAACATCTAAGGCTAATGTGTTCATGGTTGCTGGCTCTCAGATCTGTTTTGCTGGTCAATCTTTTGGTGATAGTTGTTCTTTGCAATGGCTTCCTATTGATCTTATCCTTGAAGATGCTTTGGGTGGAGCTAATGTCTCAGCACTTAGTGCTATTAAAATTGTTACTG GTTTGGTGAAGGTTTTACATGCTGTAAATGGAAGTACTTGGCACAGTGCATTTTTAGGTTTATGGATTGCAGCATTGCGGTTGGTTCAAAGG GAGAGGGATTCAACTGAAGGTCCTGTACCTCGCCTTCATACTTGCATGTGTATGTTATTGAGCATTATAACCCTTGTGGTCGCTCATATTATTGACGAAGAGGAAAGTTTGATTGAGGAAGCTGAATGTAGCCCTGCCAATCAAAGAAAAGATAAACCAACTTTGGGGAAGTGTCGTGGAGAATTGATTGCCAGCTTACAGCTATTGGGTGATTATGAGTTCTTACTGACTCCACCTCAATCTTTTCTTTCGGAAGCCAATAAAGCTGCTGCCAAGGCTATTATGTTCTTAGCTGGAAACTCCGTTGGCAGTGAGGTCTTGGAGAGTATAAGCGTGAATGACTTACCGACAAAATGCT CTGGCAACTTATGGCATCTAATCGTTGAGGCTTGCATTGCAAGAAACCTACTTGATACATCAGCTTATTCTTGGCCTGGCTATGTCAATGCATGCAGCAATCAAATTCCTTGTAGCACGTCTAGCCAGGTGGCTGGGTGGTCTTCATTAATGAAGGGATCACAGCTAACTCCTGAATTGGTTGATGTACTAGTTGTAACTCCAGCTTCCAG CTTAGCAGAGATTGAGAAAATATATGAAATTGCAACCAATGGTTCAGACGAAGAGAAGATATCTGCTGCCACTATCCTCTGTGGGGCATCTTTAGTACGAGGATGGAATGTACAG GAGCACACCATTCTTTTTATGACAAGTTTGCTCTCACCTCTGGTTCCTCCAACTGAAAGCCATTTGATCAGCCAAGCTCAATTTCTCAATGTTCTTCTTATTGGAATTTCATCACTAGATTGTGTTCATATTTTCTCTCTTCATGGTTTG GTTCCATTACTTGCAGCAGGGTTAATGCGAATATGTGAGGTTTTTGGATCATGTGTTCCCGATGTCTCACAAACTCTTTCAACTGGAGAAGAACTCTCTTTTCATGAGGTGTTCTCAAATGCATTCACTCTTTTGCTGAGGTTCTGGCGGTTTGATGTTCCATCTATTGAACATGTGCGGAGGGATTCTGCTACTCCACCACTTGGGTCACTATTTTGTCCTGATTCCCTTTTATTGGTTCGAAACTTTCTATTGGCATCTTTTGGAAGATCAGCAAAGGATCAAATAACGcgcaaaagattttcaaaatatataaccTTTCCTACTGAACCAGTATTTTTGGATTCCTTTCCAAAATTCAACTTCTGGTATCAGCAACATCAGGAATGCATTGTTTCAATCCCGTCTGGTCTTGTCCCTGGAGGGCCTGTGCATCAGATTGTTGATGTTCTACTATGCACGTTATTTAGGAAGATAAATAGTTGTGATGAACCTTTGGCATGTAGCAATTCAGGAAGCAGCGGTTCACCTGGGTCTGCACTGAATGAAGCTATCATGAAACTAAAGGTACCTGCGTGGGATATACTTGAGGCCATTCCGTTTGTGCTGGATGCTGCTTTGACGGCTTGTGCTCATGGAAGACTTTCTACACGTCAACTAGCTACAG GCCTCAAAGATCTGGCTGATTTTCTGCCAGCATCTTTGGTTACAATTGCAAGCTATTTATCAGCTGAAGTTAGACGCGGAATATGGAAGCCAGGTTTTATGAATGGAACTGATTGGCCTAGCCCTGCTGCAAATTTATCCCTTGTTGAGCAGCAGATAAAGAAAATTTTAGCCACCACAGGTGTTGATGTTCCAAGCCTTGCTGTAG ATGGGGACTTTCAAGCTACATTGCCTTTGCCTTTGGCAGCTTTTGTAAGCCTCACATTAACATATAAACTTGACAAAGACACTGGGCGGTTCCTTAGCCTGATTGGCCCAGTTATGATTGCTCTTGCTTCTAGTTGCCCCTGGCCGTGCATGCCCATTGTAGCTTCTTTGTGGGTCCAGAAAGTGAAGCGTTGGAGTGATTACCTTGTGCTCTCTGCTTCCAGAACAGTCTTCCACTGCAACAAGGATGCTGTAGTTCAACTACTAAGAAGTTGCTTCAAATCCACACTTGGGCTTGGCTCTGCCTGTTTACATAATAATGGTGGTGTTGGTGCTCTccttggtcatggttatggcgtTGGTGTCAATTCCAAAACATCTGACGGGGTCTCTCCGATTGCTCCAGGAACTATTTGCTTGAAAGTGTACCAGTATATTGGAGATACCAGGTACTTGTCTGAAGAAATTGTCTCTATTCTAATGCAAACAGTGAGAGATATAGTAAGTAATCAGTTACTCAAGGGGGATGGTAAGAAGCAGAAGAAAATCAAGTATGGAACGACATATGGACAGGTTTCTCTTGCTAGATCCAAGGCACGGGTCAAGCATGCTGCTCTACTGGCAGCTTCATTGGTTTGGATATCGGGTGGAATAAAGTTGGTTCAATATTTCATAAAAGAGACTATTCCTAAATGGTTCTTTTCTTCTAGTATGTTGGAGCTGGATGGTGAAGAATCCAGTGCCTTGGTTGCTATGCTTAGAGGTTATGCATTAGCACTTTTTGTCATGCTCAGTGGGGCATTTGCCTGGGGTATTGACCACTCACTTCTATCAAGACAAAGAGGAAAGGTTATGGGGCTGCATTTTGAATTCATTGCAAGTGTCCTTCAGAAGAATATACCACTGCGTTGTCAGGATGCTACTTGGCGAGCCTATGTGTCAGGATTTCTGAGCCTGATTGTGAGTTGCACTCCATTGTGGGTCAGCGAAATCAATGTCGATATATTGAAGAGACTAAGCAAGGGATTAATACAGATGAATGAGCATGAGTTGGCTCTTAGGCTTTTGGAGAAAGGAGGGATTGGCGCCATGGGTGCAGCAGCTGAAATGATTGTTGCATTTCAACATAGATTTTAA